GGCGAGACGACAGTAGCGGTATTTTACGTCTCCGATTACGGGTATAGCGATCGCCTTTCCCAATCTCTCGCCAAAGGCATCACCAAAACAGGCGTCGCCGTCGAGACACTCGACCTGAAATCCGCCGATCCTCAGGAGGTGCAAGAACTGGTAGGGCGTTCATCTGGGTTAGTCATTGCCACACCCCCAGCCGCCTCTGCCGCCGCCCAAGCTGCGATTGGCACCGTTTTAGCCGCTGCTAAGGAAAAACAAGTAGTCGGGATTCTGGAGTCCTACGGAGGAGATGACGAACCCGTCGATCCGCTGGTGAGTAAATTTAGAGAGTTAGGGCTGACAGTCGCATTTCCAGCAATTCGGATTAAAGATACACCCGGAGAAGCCACCTATCAGTTGTGTGAAGAAGCAGGTACAGACTTAGGACAATTGCTTACCCGCGATCGCAACATCAAACAGATTAAATCTCTTGATGCCGAATTAGAAAAAGCCCTGGGACGCATCAGCGGTGGATTGTACATCATCACTGCCAAAAAAGGCGAAGTCAAAGGTGCCATGTTAGCTTCCTGGGTGGCACAAGCCAGCTTCCAACCCCTAGGATTCACCATCGCTGTCGCAAAAGACCGGGCTATTGAGTCGATGATGCAAGTAGGCGATTGCTTTGTCCTCAACGTCTTAGAAGAAGGAAATTATCAAAATTTGATGCGGCACTTTTTAAAACGATTCCCCCCTGGCGCGGATCGATTTGCCGGGATCAAATCTCAGCCTGCGGAGAATGGTTCCCCAATTCTGACGGAAGCCCTCGCATACATGGAGTGTGAAGTCTCTAGCCGCATGGAATGCAGCGATCATTGGATAGTTTACAGCACCGTTCAATCCGGTCGCGTCTCCAAACCCGACGCCCTCACAGCGGTTCACCATCGCAAGATCGGAAATTATTATTAACGCTCTTGATGCGCCAAGGTTAGCGCTCTCGGTACGCAAAGAAGCAGCTTTAACTTTGCGTATGAGAGTGTACCTTTGCGTTTAAAAAAATTACCGTTTTAACTTATGATGACAGCCACAAAACCCCGCGATGTTCAGGTTCTCCCGATTGGTGCAGATACAACTGTGTTGCGATCGCGCACTTGGGACAGACTTAAGTTTGAAATCGAATATGCTCTACAACGGGGCACAACGGCGAATTCTTATGTGATTCAAGCGGATAAAACAGCGCTCGTCGATCCACCGGGAGAATCATTTACAGACATTTTTCTCTCCGCTTTACAGCAGCGGTTTGACCTAGAAAAACTGGATTATGTAATTTTAGGGCACGTCAACCCCAACCGAGTTTTTACGCTGAATGCTTTACTAAAACTGGCTCCTCAAATTACTTTTGTTTGCTCAAATCCAGGGTCAATTCTGCTGCGAAATCTTTTTGAAAGCACTTTTCCGGAAACTTTACAAGAACACAATCTACAAATTGCCATAATGCGAGGGGAAGAAACCCTCGATTTAGGCAAAGGTCATCACTTACAATTTATCCCCACGCCTAGTCCCCGT
The Coleofasciculus sp. FACHB-T130 genome window above contains:
- a CDS encoding diflavin flavoprotein, whose translation is MVALTDRTQKRLTMQTGEIAPDTTTIRSLDWDRDRFDIEFGLQNGTTYNSFIIRGEQTALVDTSHEKFRQLYLDALHGLIDPKEIDYLIISHTEPDHSGLVKDILKLAPQVTVVGSKVAIQFIEDFVHQPFERRIVKNGDKLDLGNGHELEFVIAPNLHWPDTIFTFDHKTQILYTCDAFGLHYCSDSTFDEDLAAIEADYRFYYECLMAPNARSVLSALKRMGELPEVHTIATGHGPLLRHNVVELTGRYRQWSQAQTKGETTVAVFYVSDYGYSDRLSQSLAKGITKTGVAVETLDLKSADPQEVQELVGRSSGLVIATPPAASAAAQAAIGTVLAAAKEKQVVGILESYGGDDEPVDPLVSKFRELGLTVAFPAIRIKDTPGEATYQLCEEAGTDLGQLLTRDRNIKQIKSLDAELEKALGRISGGLYIITAKKGEVKGAMLASWVAQASFQPLGFTIAVAKDRAIESMMQVGDCFVLNVLEEGNYQNLMRHFLKRFPPGADRFAGIKSQPAENGSPILTEALAYMECEVSSRMECSDHWIVYSTVQSGRVSKPDALTAVHHRKIGNYY